A genomic region of Bactrocera dorsalis isolate Fly_Bdor chromosome 3, ASM2337382v1, whole genome shotgun sequence contains the following coding sequences:
- the LOC109579239 gene encoding general odorant-binding protein 56a has product MKSSNICCILATVLLSLCVFNAEAGLRKPKKLTPELEAKFEVLTAWIAYRLNLKHAKEACVGEYGFSDELATNLVKIKVANPSDREKCYVNCLYNKLVFYKDDAINKQAMKESLYEIVGEQRLLNIVDGCLNAGGTNACDKVYKFHACASPEFDKVRSDIFLPDE; this is encoded by the coding sequence atGAAATCCTCTAACATCTGCTGCATCCTGGCTACCGTACTGCTCAGTCTGTGCGTTTTCAACGCGGAAGCGGGTCTGCGCAAGCCAAAGAAGCTCACACCGGAACTGGAAGCGAAGTTCGAAGTTTTGACCGCTTGGATTGCCTATCGCCTCAACTTGAAACACGCCAAGGAAGCTTGCGTGGGAGAATATGGTTTTTCGGATGAGCTCGCCACCAATCTGGTTAAAATAAAGGTGGCGAACCCAAGTGATCGCGAGAAGTGCTACGTGAACTGTCTCTATAATAAATTGGTATTCTATAAGGATGATGCCATCAACAAACAGGCCATGAAGGAGTCGTTGTATGAAATCGTGGGTGAACAACGCTTACTGAATATTGTTGATGGTTGTCTCAACGCTGGCGGCACCAATGCATGTGATAAGGTGTATAAATTCCATGCTTGTGCCTCACCGGAATTCGACAAAGTACGCAGTGATATATTCTTACCCGATGAATAG
- the LOC105221860 gene encoding general odorant-binding protein 56a-like: protein MKSSIVCYLLATVVLSLCVFNADAGLRKPKKLTPELEAKFEVLTAWIAYRLNLKHAKEACVGEYGFSDELATNLVKIKVANPSDREKCYVNCLYNKLVFYKDDAINKQAMKESLYEIVGEQRLLNIVDGCLNAGGTNACDKVYKFHACASPEFDKVRSDIFLPDE, encoded by the coding sequence ATGAAATCCTCTATCGTCTGCTACTTATTGGCTACAGTAGTGCTCAGCCTGTGCGTTTTCAACGCGGACGCGGGTCTGCGCAAGCCCAAGAAACTTACACCAGAACTGGAAGCGAAGTTCGAAGTTTTGACCGCTTGGATTGCCTATCGTCTCAATTTGAAACACGCCAAGGAAGCCTGCGTGGGCGAATATGGCTTTTCGGATGAGCTCGCCACAAATCTGGTAAAAATAAAGGTGGCGAACCCAAGTGATCGCGAGAAGTGCTACGTGAACTGTCTCTACAATAAATTGGTATTCTATAAGGATGATGCCATCAACAAACAGGCCATGAAGGAGTCGCTTTATGAAATTGTGGGTGAACAACGCTTATTGAATATTGTTGATGGTTGTCTAAACGCTGGCGGCACCAATGCATGTGATAAGGTGTATAAATTCCATGCTTGCGCCTCACCGGAATTCGACAAAGTACGCAGTGATATCTTCTTACCCGATGAATAG